In Deinococcus taeanensis, one DNA window encodes the following:
- a CDS encoding DUF1152 domain-containing protein produces the protein MTVPTSLLPPIFARLGQSRTVLLAGAGGGFDLFCGLPLYFALKAMGKRVILANLSFTSLDLTNARSLRDALYEVRADTRATLRYFPELHLARWLEAQGDAQPIYAFSRTGVRPLRQAYEHLIDTFGIDTVLLVDGGTDSLMRGDEAGLGTPEEDAVTLAAVQALRGVEQKLLLCLGFGVDAFHGVAHAQYLEAVADLTQQGQYLGTWSLTPDMPEVQRYREALTFVHEHMPDFPSIVSSSVLDAIDGQFGDYHSTMGTRGSSLFINPLMGLYWAFKAEGVAARNLYLDQLLETSAIGEVTRVIEAFRTTCPSIRPWTSLPH, from the coding sequence GTGACTGTGCCGACGTCGCTCCTTCCCCCGATCTTTGCCCGTCTTGGTCAGTCCCGGACGGTGCTTCTGGCGGGGGCTGGTGGCGGCTTTGACCTGTTCTGTGGGCTTCCGCTGTATTTCGCCCTGAAGGCCATGGGCAAGCGCGTCATTCTCGCCAATCTGTCGTTCACCAGCCTGGACCTCACGAACGCCCGGTCCTTGAGGGACGCCCTGTACGAGGTTCGTGCAGACACCAGAGCGACCCTTCGGTACTTCCCTGAGCTGCACCTCGCCCGGTGGCTCGAGGCTCAGGGTGACGCCCAGCCCATCTACGCTTTCTCCCGGACCGGCGTTCGACCCCTCCGTCAGGCCTACGAGCACCTCATCGACACATTCGGGATCGACACGGTGCTGCTGGTCGACGGCGGGACGGACAGCCTGATGCGGGGGGACGAGGCGGGACTGGGCACGCCCGAAGAAGACGCGGTGACTCTCGCGGCGGTGCAGGCCCTGAGGGGTGTCGAGCAGAAGCTGCTGCTCTGCCTGGGCTTCGGCGTAGACGCCTTTCATGGCGTGGCGCACGCGCAGTACCTCGAAGCCGTCGCGGACCTGACCCAGCAGGGCCAGTACCTCGGCACGTGGAGTCTCACCCCCGACATGCCAGAGGTGCAGCGGTACCGTGAAGCGCTGACGTTCGTGCACGAACACATGCCGGACTTCCCGAGCATCGTGTCGTCTTCTGTGCTGGACGCCATTGACGGGCAGTTCGGGGATTACCACAGCACCATGGGGACCCGGGGCAGCTCGCTGTTCATCAATCCTTTGATGGGGCTGTACTGGGCCTTCAAGGCCGAGGGTGTCGCGGCGCGGAATCTCTATCTGGACCAGCTCCTTGAAACGTCCGCCATCGGCGAGGTGACCCGGGTGATCGAAGCGTTCCGCACTACGT
- a CDS encoding DUF705 domain-containing protein: protein MSAGVPLVVYVDVDETLVRNHGRARIPMPATIRHVRELHEQGAALYCWSSGGAAYARESAREVGLEDVFLAFLPKPMVLLDDQEIGTWRRLLQVHPNAAAGQTVQDYRDGLQPGS from the coding sequence ATGAGTGCTGGAGTGCCGCTGGTGGTGTACGTCGATGTCGATGAGACCCTCGTTCGGAACCACGGGCGGGCGCGCATTCCCATGCCCGCGACGATCCGCCACGTTCGGGAACTGCATGAGCAGGGTGCAGCGCTGTATTGCTGGTCGTCCGGTGGCGCGGCGTACGCGCGGGAAAGCGCACGTGAAGTCGGGCTGGAGGACGTTTTCCTAGCCTTTCTCCCCAAGCCGATGGTGCTGCTCGATGACCAAGAGATCGGGACCTGGCGGCGTCTGCTGCAGGTCCATCCGAACGCTGCCGCCGGCCAGACCGTGCAGGACTACCGGGACGGCCTGCAGCCCGGTTCATGA
- a CDS encoding DNA/RNA non-specific endonuclease — MPKTPPAPPGNLDNPDGYDGGHLVDSQLGGWGRRANMVPQEQNFNRGNYAQIENQTAKCTPLTRSSLTYLARVTYLNLSTNTPSTWTLELKLNGEVITRTFDNVPYGGPNGTTSRQQIVNWLISKGCV, encoded by the coding sequence ATGCCCAAGACGCCCCCTGCCCCGCCCGGCAACCTGGACAACCCTGACGGCTATGACGGCGGTCACCTCGTGGACAGTCAGCTCGGCGGGTGGGGCCGGCGGGCGAACATGGTCCCGCAGGAGCAGAACTTCAACCGCGGCAACTACGCACAGATTGAAAACCAGACCGCGAAGTGCACGCCGCTCACCAGAAGCAGCCTGACGTACCTTGCGCGGGTCACGTACCTGAACCTCAGCACGAACACGCCGAGCACCTGGACACTGGAACTCAAACTCAACGGCGAGGTGATAACGCGGACGTTCGACAACGTGCCGTACGGCGGGCCGAACGGCACGACCTCACGGCAGCAGATCGTGAACTGGCTGATCAGTAAAGGCTGCGTGTAA
- a CDS encoding SMI1/KNR4 family protein: protein MGVPEFVQALTSHAPPLAAPLRGPAPPADVETLQRQLNVPLPPAVRDMYATADGQDGIVPGVLFGLTWLPARRAAQEHATWMDLAQADASLSSDPTGAIEAVTFHRGWLPLATDGGGNGLAVDLAPGETGTSGQVITYGPDETTRLVVAPSVSALFHWAAQAVKGGEMQVRGDDVTYRGEGSFLDALRDMPRPLE from the coding sequence ATGGGCGTCCCCGAGTTCGTGCAGGCCCTGACTTCACATGCGCCTCCCCTGGCGGCGCCACTCCGTGGCCCTGCCCCTCCAGCAGATGTGGAGACACTGCAGCGCCAGCTGAACGTCCCACTGCCCCCCGCGGTACGTGACATGTACGCCACCGCCGACGGCCAGGACGGCATCGTCCCCGGCGTGCTGTTCGGGCTCACCTGGCTTCCTGCGCGGCGCGCCGCGCAGGAACACGCCACCTGGATGGATCTCGCCCAGGCGGACGCCAGCCTCAGCAGTGACCCCACCGGGGCGATCGAGGCCGTCACCTTCCACCGGGGGTGGCTGCCGCTCGCCACGGACGGCGGCGGGAACGGCCTCGCCGTTGACCTCGCGCCGGGCGAAACAGGCACGTCCGGGCAGGTGATCACCTACGGCCCGGACGAGACCACACGGCTCGTGGTTGCCCCCAGCGTGAGTGCGCTGTTCCACTGGGCCGCGCAGGCCGTCAAGGGGGGGGAGATGCAGGTCCGAGGTGACGACGTGACGTACCGGGGTGAGGGGTCGTTCCTGGACGCCCTGCGGGACATGCCGCGGCCCCTCGAGTAA
- a CDS encoding HU family DNA-binding protein — MTKKSAKAPAKKPAAKAAPAAKAAPKAESNKVGKTQLVDVIADKTGLSKKQSEEAVSAVLDVMVEAIKGGQSVGLPGLGTLSVKATAARTGVRPGTSEKIQIPAGKKVAFKVATTLKGSL, encoded by the coding sequence ATGACGAAAAAGTCTGCGAAAGCCCCCGCCAAGAAGCCCGCCGCCAAGGCTGCTCCGGCCGCGAAAGCCGCGCCCAAGGCCGAGAGCAACAAGGTCGGCAAGACCCAGCTCGTCGACGTGATCGCTGACAAGACCGGCCTGAGCAAGAAGCAGAGCGAAGAAGCCGTCAGCGCGGTGTTGGACGTCATGGTCGAAGCCATCAAGGGCGGTCAGAGCGTGGGCCTGCCCGGCCTGGGCACCCTGAGCGTGAAAGCCACGGCGGCGCGGACCGGCGTGCGGCCCGGCACCAGCGAGAAGATCCAGATTCCCGCCGGGAAGAAGGTCGCCTTCAAGGTCGCCACGACCCTCAAGGGCAGCCTCTAA
- a CDS encoding excalibur calcium-binding domain-containing protein has protein sequence MTGDSETPETTAWLKTLPASLLGPTDVYKSIHHGAKNGDSARWLAAVRPKNVVIGVGPNNYGHPTAEALALYKKVGAAIYRTDLNGTVTVTVQKSGQFAITTQNGTGVKGTATAPRTAPPRPAPVPVPAAPAPVSYANCAAVRAAGKAPLLRGQPGYAPKLDRDGDGVACE, from the coding sequence ATGACGGGGGACAGCGAGACGCCTGAAACCACAGCCTGGCTCAAGACCCTGCCCGCGTCCCTCCTGGGCCCTACCGATGTCTACAAGAGCATTCATCACGGGGCGAAGAACGGGGACTCCGCCCGCTGGCTGGCGGCGGTGCGGCCGAAGAACGTCGTGATCGGGGTGGGACCGAACAATTATGGCCATCCGACCGCGGAGGCGCTCGCGCTGTACAAGAAGGTGGGGGCGGCCATCTACCGCACGGACCTGAACGGCACGGTGACGGTGACGGTGCAGAAGTCCGGGCAGTTCGCCATCACCACCCAGAACGGCACCGGCGTTAAGGGGACGGCGACTGCGCCTCGCACCGCCCCGCCGCGCCCGGCACCCGTGCCGGTGCCGGCGGCGCCCGCCCCTGTCTCTTATGCGAACTGCGCGGCGGTGCGCGCGGCCGGGAAGGCGCCGCTCCTGCGCGGTCAGCCCGGCTACGCGCCGAAACTCGACCGGGATGGCGACGGGGTGGCCTGCGAGTGA
- a CDS encoding ComEC/Rec2 family competence protein produces the protein MRRLLVVLVLSAGLAGAQAAPLGVLTIRFLDVGQGDAVLITSPEGKSVLYDGGRSEARVRELLGQYNVKSLDLVAASHGDADHITGLVPAVQLFKPKFFLNNGLAPTTQIWKKLVAAASAAGTQGLLAKAQVINLGSVKLTVIPPPPGMKDQNTNSIGLLV, from the coding sequence GTGAGGCGTCTGCTGGTGGTCCTGGTGTTGAGCGCGGGTCTGGCGGGGGCGCAGGCGGCCCCCTTGGGTGTCCTGACCATCCGCTTCCTCGATGTGGGTCAGGGCGACGCGGTGCTGATCACCAGTCCGGAAGGCAAGAGCGTCCTGTATGACGGTGGGCGCAGTGAAGCCCGGGTGCGCGAGCTGCTGGGCCAGTACAACGTGAAGAGCCTTGATCTGGTCGCGGCCAGTCATGGGGACGCGGATCACATCACGGGTTTGGTGCCCGCGGTGCAGCTGTTCAAGCCGAAGTTCTTCCTGAACAACGGGCTCGCGCCCACCACGCAGATCTGGAAGAAACTCGTGGCGGCGGCCAGTGCGGCTGGCACGCAGGGTCTCCTGGCCAAAGCGCAGGTGATCAACCTGGGCAGCGTGAAACTCACCGTGATCCCGCCGCCCCCTGGGATGAAAGACCAGAACACGAACAGCATCGGCCTGCTCGTGTAG
- a CDS encoding DUF3006 domain-containing protein: MPSAPGEAAPQFTHVTIDGIEGAFARVELADGTLADWRLEELPVGVKEGDVLEVRLRGGERHVRVDRGETRRRKASARQALTALNEGAPTGEIDL; encoded by the coding sequence ATGCCCAGTGCTCCAGGAGAAGCGGCGCCCCAGTTCACTCACGTCACCATCGACGGTATCGAGGGGGCCTTCGCGCGGGTGGAACTCGCGGACGGCACCCTGGCGGACTGGCGACTCGAAGAGCTGCCCGTCGGGGTGAAAGAAGGCGACGTGCTTGAAGTCCGCCTGCGGGGCGGTGAGCGGCACGTGCGCGTGGATCGCGGGGAAACGCGGCGCCGCAAGGCGAGTGCCCGGCAGGCTCTCACCGCCCTGAATGAGGGCGCTCCGACCGGGGAGATCGACCTGTGA
- a CDS encoding DUF3103 family protein: MTLPRLLPMSLSLSLLLAACSQTPTQPTPALSATQPALSPAQSRTNEALRTFAQQLARSMTDPGVRTLIAQQTARQFDGDTEALYSTLAPMAAGTQSFAQALSGGIGAQSLHDLTARVPNLQVAVRGAAWDPARTVPWVAVAQEGGDEFAAVTAYDAQGNAHVLDGRTAPDRPVVVVGVNERVDASGQVVQSAPVPAATLAAQGCYQVKLVRVDLYNDMEPWTKGKAEIWVAVKGSGIGWHGQLTMITEPGDYLDAIQVFGCTDSDVRFYWYEKDGTNLDFEISVDGYGFGIKIDDSNDFLGSTTMRKALFEGTTVNKVNLGNLSQYTH; this comes from the coding sequence ATGACGCTGCCCCGACTTCTTCCCATGTCCCTCTCCCTCAGCCTCCTGCTCGCCGCCTGCAGTCAGACCCCCACCCAGCCGACCCCAGCGCTCAGCGCCACCCAGCCCGCGCTGTCACCCGCTCAGAGCCGGACCAACGAGGCGCTGCGCACGTTCGCTCAGCAGCTCGCGCGTTCCATGACGGACCCGGGCGTCCGCACCCTCATCGCACAGCAAACCGCCCGGCAGTTCGACGGCGACACGGAAGCCCTCTACAGCACCCTGGCCCCCATGGCGGCCGGCACCCAGTCCTTCGCGCAGGCCCTGAGTGGCGGCATCGGCGCCCAGAGTCTGCATGACCTCACGGCCCGCGTCCCCAACCTTCAGGTCGCGGTCCGGGGCGCCGCCTGGGACCCCGCCCGCACGGTGCCCTGGGTGGCCGTCGCTCAGGAAGGCGGAGACGAGTTCGCTGCAGTGACCGCCTACGACGCTCAGGGGAACGCCCATGTGCTCGACGGCCGGACCGCTCCAGACCGGCCGGTCGTGGTGGTGGGTGTCAATGAGCGCGTGGATGCCAGCGGCCAGGTCGTGCAGTCCGCGCCTGTCCCGGCGGCCACGCTGGCCGCGCAGGGCTGCTACCAGGTCAAGCTTGTGCGCGTCGACCTATACAACGACATGGAACCCTGGACGAAAGGCAAAGCGGAAATCTGGGTGGCGGTCAAGGGCTCCGGCATCGGCTGGCACGGCCAGCTCACCATGATCACCGAGCCCGGCGATTACCTGGACGCCATCCAGGTGTTCGGCTGCACTGATAGTGACGTCCGCTTCTACTGGTACGAGAAAGATGGCACCAACCTCGACTTCGAAATCTCAGTCGACGGGTACGGCTTCGGCATCAAGATCGACGACAGCAACGACTTCCTGGGCAGCACCACCATGCGCAAGGCCCTGTTTGAAGGGACCACAGTGAACAAGGTGAACCTCGGGAACCTCTCCCAGTACACCCACTGA
- a CDS encoding DUF6882 domain-containing protein, whose protein sequence is MCVYHDLLSEHAGPSLLRQDHLASLLGEHTWDADLNRGLLHISTSHRPYAAQLLGTELERDASWRWGWANTGSGLSDEVLKDSRQVLAYGIEHGVSVLTTPTLNTRKTSGIELAMIARGITGAGAYFKGDFPGGAAYFLLHDVPEAPPLTAQHSVHLITTLVRRFELNHPNTIRALFTAQNCPISIQGATWMVQVGSETVRLIFDEHHRLTSVATPALA, encoded by the coding sequence ATGTGCGTCTACCACGACCTGCTCAGCGAGCACGCCGGACCCTCCCTCCTGCGTCAGGACCACCTGGCCAGCCTCCTCGGCGAGCACACCTGGGACGCCGACCTGAACCGCGGCCTCCTGCACATCAGCACCAGTCACCGACCGTACGCGGCGCAACTGCTCGGGACGGAGCTGGAGCGGGACGCCTCCTGGCGCTGGGGCTGGGCCAACACCGGCAGCGGCCTGAGTGACGAGGTCCTCAAAGACAGCCGCCAGGTTCTCGCGTACGGGATCGAGCACGGCGTCTCCGTCCTGACCACCCCCACCCTCAATACCCGCAAGACCAGCGGCATTGAACTGGCCATGATCGCCCGTGGCATCACTGGCGCCGGCGCGTACTTCAAGGGCGACTTCCCCGGGGGAGCCGCCTACTTCCTCCTGCACGACGTCCCTGAAGCCCCGCCCCTGACCGCCCAGCACAGCGTCCACCTGATCACCACCCTGGTCCGGCGCTTCGAACTCAACCACCCGAACACCATCCGCGCGCTGTTCACCGCCCAGAACTGCCCGATCAGCATCCAGGGCGCCACGTGGATGGTGCAGGTGGGCAGCGAGACCGTCCGGCTCATATTCGACGAGCATCACCGCCTCACTTCAGTCGCCACACCTGCCCTCGCTTGA
- a CDS encoding aldo/keto reductase, whose protein sequence is MQQRFLGKTGLKVSELCLGTMTFAREADEQTSHGLLDRFVAAGGNFIDTADVYSTGASETTIGTWLNRQRRDDLVIATKVRFPMGDGMNEVGLSRKHILAGVEASLKRLQTDYLDLYQVHCWDARTPLEETLSTLDGLVKRGLVRYIGVSNFTGWQLQKAIDLSRQHGLEVFSCLQPQYNLLCRSTEWDLLPVCLNEGLGVIPWSPLRGGWLSGKFRRGMQHPITGSRIEKAEQEGWGESWSNYNNEHTWGVLDSLFSVAEESGKTPSQVALSWVLCQPGVTAPILGVRTMEQLEDNLGASGWTLSADQLARLNAASANPAPYPHDFIAEAQQRR, encoded by the coding sequence ATGCAGCAGCGTTTTCTTGGAAAGACTGGACTGAAGGTCAGCGAACTCTGCCTGGGCACCATGACCTTCGCCCGCGAGGCCGATGAGCAGACCAGCCATGGTCTGCTTGACCGTTTCGTCGCAGCGGGCGGAAATTTCATTGACACTGCCGACGTCTACAGCACCGGAGCCTCCGAGACCACCATCGGCACCTGGCTGAACCGCCAGCGGCGGGACGACCTGGTGATCGCCACCAAGGTTCGCTTTCCCATGGGGGACGGCATGAACGAGGTCGGGTTGTCGCGAAAGCACATTCTGGCGGGGGTCGAGGCCAGCCTGAAACGGCTCCAGACCGACTATCTCGATCTGTACCAGGTTCACTGCTGGGACGCCCGCACGCCGCTGGAAGAGACGCTTTCCACCCTCGACGGCCTGGTCAAGCGCGGCCTGGTGCGCTACATCGGGGTCAGCAACTTCACGGGCTGGCAACTTCAGAAGGCCATCGATCTCAGCCGCCAGCACGGCCTCGAGGTGTTCAGTTGCCTGCAACCGCAGTACAACCTGCTGTGCCGCAGCACCGAGTGGGATTTGCTCCCGGTCTGTCTGAACGAGGGCCTGGGCGTGATTCCCTGGAGCCCGCTGCGCGGCGGGTGGCTGAGCGGCAAGTTCCGGCGCGGCATGCAGCACCCCATAACCGGTTCACGGATTGAGAAGGCCGAGCAGGAAGGCTGGGGCGAGTCCTGGAGCAACTACAACAACGAACATACCTGGGGGGTGTTGGACAGCCTCTTCTCGGTCGCCGAAGAGAGCGGCAAGACCCCGTCACAGGTGGCGCTGAGCTGGGTGCTGTGTCAGCCGGGCGTGACGGCTCCGATCCTGGGCGTGCGGACGATGGAACAGTTGGAAGACAACCTGGGGGCCAGCGGCTGGACGCTGAGCGCCGATCAGCTGGCACGGTTGAATGCGGCGAGCGCGAACCCGGCCCCGTACCCGCACGACTTTATTGCCGAAGCCCAGCAGCGCCGCTGA
- the dnaE gene encoding DNA polymerase III subunit alpha yields the protein MLTSLLACHSYFSEGRSTVSPRRLVQVAKAAGFTAVGLADWCSVAGAVDLCDEAQLQGLQAVIGVTLPVLFPSPPRSSTPTQMFPVVLLARSRAGYTTLCELITAVNLTHPDGLPLDVLRQAGGGVQEHLVCLTGGRGGFPTVLGEQRDLARAAMYLRLLRGIFPSALYVQLFHGEAPSEQRRLSYLRGLARDLELPVVAAPDVCMATPDEYPLLDALTCARLGIDVQTPHSERPRNDARQVGTPERWAELLPYGDALLNAQTLAQGCALHLLPERLSVPEPSLKPFQTAQEALEERVFAAVPERYLPDQRPAALDRLKAELNTVAELDMAGFFLTAAEVTDYCRAHGILAAGRGSATGSVLCYVLGITLSDPLAHNLLFERFLHTGRTSMPDVDIDIASSRRDQVLSWVEGRWGLTGTGEAMVANRITYRLKSAIQDLGRALGLPPELRDRLSRSLGRDFGHLRPHRAREAEAVFTEVLGDAPVKDALLSLLDRLEPRFTRHLAPHSGGVVLSSESLTHYSPLMRSSGGIRMLTFDKDDVERLGLIKLDLLGLRMLAALERAREEVLRLTGEWVAYGQLPDDPSVWREISTGDTMALFQIESPAQVQMTARLQPKNMTQLAHQIALIRPGPIQSGTVHPYVRRARGEEPVPELPEPLNSILAPTHSTLMFQEQILRIAVQYAGMDWPDADRFRSRLSKVEDPDELAALRVTFLEGAAATVGAFPWEAEAVFEQCAAFRGYGFAESHAHAFAQHSYASAYMRRHHPAAYFAAFLTEAPGMWPASTIAAEAARRGVRLTGACVNRSGVSYRAESAHTVRVPLTAIEGLSLDTARQIVQDRLTGGKFQGVEDFYDRVQIKRDALDTLVKAGAFDAIDRHKNRREAYFVLQTVAHARPPGTRALLAPAAALPDLPELPIDVQAALDMELTGTTPTGRHPLDAHRARLRDLGCEALARLRHGSTCWAAGVIVAKQRPPTAKGFAFYVLEDHSGRMQAIISPDLWEAHRALLRDARALIVRGQVTRQGRAVTVRVEGLAELPLRPGGPAQAAD from the coding sequence ATGCTCACGTCGCTCCTGGCGTGCCACTCGTACTTTTCGGAGGGCCGCAGCACTGTCAGTCCGAGGCGCCTCGTGCAGGTGGCGAAAGCCGCCGGATTCACGGCGGTCGGCCTGGCCGACTGGTGCAGCGTGGCCGGTGCCGTGGACCTGTGCGACGAAGCCCAGCTGCAGGGCCTGCAGGCCGTGATCGGCGTGACCCTCCCTGTTCTGTTCCCCAGTCCGCCCCGCTCGTCCACCCCCACCCAGATGTTCCCCGTGGTCCTCCTGGCCCGCAGCCGGGCGGGCTACACGACCCTGTGCGAGCTGATCACGGCCGTGAACCTGACGCACCCGGACGGTCTGCCGCTGGACGTCCTCCGGCAGGCCGGTGGTGGGGTCCAGGAGCATCTCGTCTGCCTGACTGGGGGGCGAGGGGGCTTTCCGACGGTCCTGGGAGAGCAGCGAGACCTCGCGCGGGCAGCCATGTACCTGCGGTTGCTGCGGGGAATCTTCCCGTCGGCGCTGTACGTGCAGCTGTTTCACGGGGAAGCGCCCAGCGAGCAGCGGCGCCTGTCCTATCTGCGCGGCCTGGCACGGGACCTGGAACTCCCCGTGGTCGCTGCCCCGGACGTCTGCATGGCCACCCCGGACGAGTACCCGCTCCTTGACGCGCTCACCTGCGCGCGATTGGGCATCGACGTGCAGACGCCTCATTCGGAACGGCCCCGCAATGACGCCCGTCAGGTGGGCACGCCCGAAAGATGGGCGGAGCTGCTTCCCTACGGCGACGCCCTCCTGAACGCCCAGACCCTGGCGCAGGGGTGCGCCCTGCACCTCCTCCCGGAGCGGCTGAGCGTCCCCGAGCCCAGCCTGAAGCCCTTCCAGACCGCCCAGGAGGCCCTGGAGGAAAGGGTGTTCGCGGCCGTGCCGGAGCGGTACCTGCCGGATCAGCGCCCCGCTGCACTCGACCGCCTGAAGGCCGAACTGAACACCGTGGCCGAACTCGACATGGCCGGGTTCTTCCTGACTGCCGCGGAGGTGACCGACTACTGCCGCGCGCACGGCATCCTCGCGGCGGGCCGGGGCAGTGCCACAGGAAGTGTGCTGTGCTACGTCCTGGGCATCACCCTGAGTGACCCATTGGCGCACAACCTGCTGTTTGAGCGCTTCCTGCATACCGGGAGAACGTCCATGCCGGACGTGGACATCGATATCGCCAGTTCCCGGCGCGATCAGGTGCTGAGCTGGGTGGAGGGACGCTGGGGCCTGACCGGTACAGGTGAGGCGATGGTGGCCAACCGCATCACGTACCGACTGAAGAGTGCCATCCAGGACCTGGGGCGGGCGCTGGGGCTCCCCCCGGAGCTGCGTGACCGGTTGAGCCGCTCGTTAGGACGGGACTTCGGGCACCTGCGGCCGCACCGCGCCCGGGAAGCCGAAGCGGTCTTCACCGAGGTGCTGGGCGACGCTCCGGTGAAGGACGCCCTGCTGTCACTGCTGGACCGCCTGGAGCCCCGGTTCACCCGCCATCTCGCCCCGCACTCGGGCGGCGTGGTGCTCAGCAGTGAATCCCTGACCCACTACAGCCCCCTGATGCGCAGCTCCGGGGGTATCCGCATGCTGACCTTCGACAAGGACGACGTCGAGCGCCTGGGGTTGATCAAACTCGACCTGTTGGGGCTGCGGATGCTCGCGGCCCTGGAACGCGCCCGGGAAGAAGTGCTGCGCTTGACGGGCGAATGGGTGGCGTACGGCCAGCTCCCGGATGATCCCAGTGTCTGGCGGGAGATCAGCACCGGCGACACCATGGCGCTCTTCCAGATCGAGTCCCCAGCACAGGTGCAGATGACGGCCCGGTTGCAGCCGAAGAACATGACGCAGCTCGCGCACCAGATCGCCCTGATCCGCCCCGGACCGATTCAGAGCGGCACCGTGCACCCGTATGTCCGTCGCGCCAGGGGAGAGGAACCCGTCCCGGAACTGCCTGAGCCGCTGAACTCCATTCTTGCCCCCACCCACAGCACGTTGATGTTCCAGGAGCAGATCCTGCGCATCGCCGTGCAGTACGCCGGGATGGACTGGCCGGACGCGGACCGCTTCCGGAGTCGCCTGAGCAAGGTGGAGGATCCGGACGAGCTGGCCGCCCTACGCGTGACCTTCCTGGAGGGCGCAGCCGCGACGGTCGGGGCCTTTCCCTGGGAAGCAGAAGCGGTGTTCGAGCAGTGCGCGGCGTTCCGCGGGTACGGGTTCGCCGAGAGTCACGCGCATGCGTTCGCCCAGCACAGTTACGCGAGTGCGTACATGCGAAGGCATCACCCAGCGGCGTACTTCGCGGCGTTCCTCACCGAAGCGCCCGGGATGTGGCCGGCGAGTACCATCGCCGCAGAAGCGGCCCGGCGAGGGGTCCGGCTGACCGGCGCGTGCGTGAATCGCTCCGGTGTGTCGTACCGCGCGGAGTCTGCACACACCGTCCGCGTGCCCCTGACGGCCATAGAAGGCCTCAGCCTGGACACCGCCCGGCAGATCGTGCAGGACCGCCTGACTGGCGGCAAGTTCCAGGGTGTGGAGGACTTCTACGACCGCGTGCAGATCAAGCGGGACGCCCTGGACACCCTGGTGAAAGCGGGTGCCTTCGACGCGATCGACCGTCACAAGAACCGCCGCGAGGCGTACTTCGTGCTGCAGACGGTCGCGCACGCCCGGCCGCCCGGAACGCGGGCGCTCCTGGCACCAGCGGCTGCCCTTCCCGACCTCCCCGAACTGCCCATCGACGTGCAGGCCGCCCTGGACATGGAGTTGACCGGCACAACCCCGACGGGGCGGCACCCACTGGACGCGCACCGCGCACGCCTCCGGGATCTGGGCTGCGAGGCCCTGGCCCGCCTGCGGCACGGGTCCACCTGTTGGGCCGCCGGGGTGATCGTGGCGAAGCAACGGCCCCCCACCGCGAAAGGCTTTGCGTTCTACGTCCTCGAGGACCACTCTGGTCGGATGCAGGCGATCATCAGCCCAGACCTGTGGGAAGCCCACCGCGCCCTGCTGCGCGACGCCCGGGCGCTCATCGTCCGGGGGCAGGTGACGCGGCAGGGCCGCGCGGTGACCGTGCGGGTCGAGGGCCTCGCGGAACTCCCGCTCCGGCCCGGTGGCCCGGCCCAGGCGGCCGACTGA
- a CDS encoding DUF6504 family protein produces MKAYQPEVHVDLQGARPARLIWQGQAYAVQAVLDRWRFGGRWWLGERPRTCFLVQAGLLTAELHHEDGEGGRWWLARMVD; encoded by the coding sequence ATGAAGGCGTACCAGCCGGAGGTGCACGTGGACCTCCAGGGCGCCCGACCTGCCCGTCTGATCTGGCAGGGTCAGGCGTACGCGGTCCAGGCCGTGCTGGACCGCTGGCGGTTCGGTGGCCGCTGGTGGCTGGGGGAACGCCCCCGCACCTGCTTCCTCGTGCAGGCCGGACTGCTCACCGCTGAACTGCACCACGAGGATGGCGAAGGCGGCCGGTGGTGGCTGGCCCGGATGGTGGACTGA